Genomic segment of Delphinus delphis chromosome 12, mDelDel1.2, whole genome shotgun sequence:
GGCTAGAAGCCCTAGGCTCTGCCATCGTATCATTCCAGCCTTTTCTCTCCCCTCAACGTGCTTATTCCTCAGGGCTCCCTAGCGCTGAATCacggggctgggggccaggggaggaagaaaagaatggacCATTGTTTGGTGGGTTCTGCCCTAAGCACAGCACCGGtagtcatttcatttttatagctcCAAGACGTAAGTGCTAGTTTTACCCCATTTTATTATGAAGAAACATAGCTTCATGAAGAGCCAAAATTTGAATGTAGGAATTCAGAATTTTATCCGGGAGGCATCTCCTCTGTCCCCCCGGGCTTGGGGTCAGGTGGCAGTGTGGTGTGATCGGGTAGGAATGTAAGGAAAACAACCCACGAGGGAGGCCCTGAGCTCACCTGGACACAGCCCAGCAGCATAAATAGATGCGGCGTCAGGCCCAGGCCGCAGGGTTCCTGCTGACAGGACAGAGTGAGCAGCAGTCAGCCCCCGGGCCTCGGGCGCTGCTGCAGGTGGTGAGAGCCAGCGACAAGCACGGGGGTCAGGGAGCCAGCGGGGCTCGCTCTGCCATGGAGCTTTGAGAGGGGTCAGGCCAGCTCTCAGATCCACATCCAGATCGCTAATCTCTGTACGTCAGCTCCTGGCAGGACTCCCCTGTCTGGCACAGTTGTGTTTTCTATAAGGGCTCCTcctaatttttctgattttttttctgttcctataGGTAAGTGGAGAGAGTCGAAAGGAACGAATTGGGACGTGGACACGGAGTGTCTGATCCTGGAGGCCGAGGCCCGGGAGAGGCAGGAACTGGACGAGGAGAGGAGAGTGagtggcggggggcagggggcacgggcAGGTGGAGCAGGGGGGCTGCGAGCCCGGGGCTCAGGGTCTGACAGCCTGGGCGCGGCGCTTCTCCTGCGGCTGGGAAGACGAGGGTTAGAACCACCAAGAGCTGCCCCAGGGTTGCCGTGGCCAGCAGCCAATGGCTGGCGTGGTCCTGTTTCTGCCTGCTTTCTGCCCCAGCATGGAAGATTCAGCAGTCCCAGAGCTAACTTGGAGAGCCTGGCTGACCTGGAAACGTTGGTTCGAAGACAAGAGAGAAGAGCGACTGAAACGCAGAGTCCCCGCTAGGGCACCCGAGCCTGAGGTCAAGGTGAGCGGGAAGGTGGGTGCGTGGGAGTGCCACACCAGGGCTGGAGTGCCTGAGCAGGAGCCCCCCGTCCCTgtgggaggcctggggaggagtGACACTGCCGCCGCGCAGCTGCACAGCCCGCACCAGGAGGCCCTCCGCCCCTGGCGTTTTCCACAGCTGCTGCCAGAACCAAGTACCCCAAactgggggcttaaacaacagctATTTATGGTCGTttcagaggctggaagtccaagatcaaggagtcGGCaggcagggttgatttcttctgaggctctGGAGGCGGATCCGTCCACACCTCTCCCCAGCTTCTGGGGTTggtggtgttccttggcttgtggcctcatCGCCCCGATCTCTGCCTCTGAGCTCACGTGGCCTTCTCCTTGCCTGCGTGCCTGTGTCCAAAGGTCTGTCCCTTCTCAATAAGGACACCACTCGTATTGTAccagggcccaccctactccagtatgacggCATCTTAACCGATTACAGctacaatgaccctatttccaaataaggtcatgtacTGAGGTACTGGGGTGAGGACTACAACAATATGAACCTGTGCAGGGGGGCGGAACACAAGTCAATCCGTAACCCCGCCCCATACCTATTCAGTCAGAATCTTCTGGGggcaagtttttttgttgttgttgttttataattaatgtatttttggctgcgttaagtcttcattgccgcgtgcaggctttctttagttggggcgagcgggggctactcttcattgccatgcgcgggcttctcattgcggtggcttctcttgttgcggagcacgggctctaggtgcacaggcttcagtagttgtggcacgtgggctcagtagttgtggcacgtgggctcagtagttgtggctcgcgggctctagagcgcaggctcagtagttgtggcgcacaggtagTTGAtcgacggcatgtgggatcttaccggaccagggctcgaacccatgtcccctgcattagcaggcgggttcttaaccactgcgccatcagggaggTCCTGGGGGCAAGTGTTTAAATCTACTGTTTGTATAAGCCAACAGTGCGCTGGTCCTCCGCCAGCTATTTGGAACCACTTGGCTAGACTGGTGAGGCCGTGTCCCAGAGGCCTAGTGTGGGGAGTGAGTGGATCTCGTCCTTGAACTTATCCAGCCACAGCCCCTGGCCCAGCTGGAGCCCGTGGACCTGGAGGCATTCCTGCAGGCAGCTGCTGAGAACCAGGAGGCCCTGACTGACAAGTACCTGACAGATGGAGGGGACCCCAGTGCCCACGACAAGGTAGCGAGGGTGGGTGCAGGCATGCGGCCTTCAGCGTGGTCCAGTCAGAGCCTAGGAAACTGCAGGGCTTTTCTGTTTCATGGGGCATGGGTCCCATGATGCCTCCTGAGTCTGGAGGGAGAGGCCCTTCACACGACGGGGGAGTAAGCAGCTCTGTTCAGGGCACCAGCTCTGGGAATGGGGTTGCGGGTGGGACCTCCGGGGGTGGCTGCGCTCCCTGCAGCTAACTCCCGTCCGCAGCACGCCAGCTCCACCGCACGGCCTGGCACTGGGCCTGTCCGAAGGGTCACAGCCAGCTCGTGAACAAGCTGCTGGAGGCGGGTGCCACCGTGGACGCTCGGGACTTGGTGAGAACCAGGGAAGGGCCATCCCCACGGCAGACCCCCCGCCTGGCATCTCTGCAGGTCAGGGTTACTTTGGTGCTTTTGTTTTGCAGCCGGACAGGACCCCTGTGTTCTGGGCCTGCCGTGGAGGGCACCTGGACATCCTCAAACAGCTGCTTAACCGGGGTGCCCGGGTCAATGCCCGGGACCAGGGGAGGGCACAGGCTGCAGGGCGGCCCGATGCTCTTCCTGGGGTTGGGACACGGCCTTGCCAGCTTGGAATGACACTGAGCCTCACTGCTCCCTTAGATCTGGGGCACGCCCCTGCACATGGCCGTGCACACCGCGACTGCCTGCAGCACCTCGTCACCTGCGGGGCCTGCGCTGACGCACAGGACAAGGTAGGCGTCTGGTTGTCCCGGGCTGGGGCGGCTCCACCCCTGGGGGCCACGACTAAGGCAGCCTGAGCTCAGCGACAGTAGCTGCTGACCTGACCCACCCTGGGAAGCGAAGGTAGGAGGACGCCGCCCCCACCTCGACAGGAAGGGGACACGGTTCTACACGAGGCAGTGCAGCCCGGCCACTGCAGAGCCCTGAAGGTGCTGCTGCTCTCCGGGGCCGGGCTGGGCGTGAGAATGTGGTGAGTGCAAGCGAGCACGCGGGGCGGGCCGCTCCGGGGAGGAGAGCGGGGACTCACCCGGCATCCTCGTGCCCAGGCTTCAGTGACCCCAGTGTAGCTGGCCCAGGACTGGCAGTCGCGCATCTGGGAAGCACTTCAGGCCCACGTGGTGCACCCCCATACCCGGTGCCGACAACAGCCGATCCTCAGGGCCACTCGCAGCCACCATTCCATCCCGTCATCTCCGCCCCCGTGCCACTCACGTGTCTCACCCGCCTGCTCCTCCCTCGGTCACGGTCACGACTCCCCGCTCAGGGCTGATTCCTCGCCTCCAGACAG
This window contains:
- the ANKRD23 gene encoding LOW QUALITY PROTEIN: ankyrin repeat domain-containing protein 23 (The sequence of the model RefSeq protein was modified relative to this genomic sequence to represent the inferred CDS: inserted 1 base in 1 codon; deleted 1 base in 1 codon; substituted 2 bases at 2 genomic stop codons), encoding MRRQAQAAGFLLTGQSEQQSAPGPRALLQVVRASDKHGGKWRESKGTNWDVDTECLILEAEARERQELDEERRVSGGGQGARAGGAGGLRARGSGSDSLGAALLLRLGRRGLEPPRAAPGLPWPAANGWRGPVSACFLPQHGRFSSPRANLESLADLETLVRRKREERLKRRVPARAPEPEVKPQPLAQLEPVDLEAFLQAAAENQEALTDKYLTDGGDPSAHDKLHRTAWHWACPKGHSQLVNKLLEAGATVDARDLPDRTPVFWACRGGHLDILKQLLNRGARVNARDQGRIWGTPLHMAVXHRDCLQHLVTCGACADAQDKEGDTVLHEAVQPGHCRALKVLLLSGAGLGVRMWXASVTPVXLAQDWQSRIWEALQAHVVHPHTRCRQQPILRATRSHHSIPSSPPPCHSRVSPACSSLGHGHDSPLRADSSPPDSHVRPASPASCPRLSQSPPGRELGADAEDPGVAGRCRKQSGSRRGAVEERGGPGQSSTGTASSSLGPVPGLLGAHWSPVQEVARLCPPSGRSCHQVVTRCMASSRCPGVQVSPGASVPGRLEGAAGRL